Proteins encoded within one genomic window of Diceros bicornis minor isolate mBicDic1 chromosome X, mDicBic1.mat.cur, whole genome shotgun sequence:
- the HMGB3 gene encoding high mobility group protein B3: MAKGDPKKPKGKMSAYAFFVQTCREEHKKKNPEVPVNFAEFSKKCSERWKTMSGKEKSKFDEMAKADKVRYDREMKDYGPTKGGKKKKDPNAPKRPPSGFFLFCSEFRPKIKSTNPGISIGDVAKKLGEMWNNLSDSEKQPYNNKAAKLKEKYEKDVADYKSKGKFDGAKGPAKVARKKVEEEDEEDEEEEEEEEEEEEEEDE, from the exons ATGGCGAAAGGTGATCCCAAGAAACCAAAGGGCAAGATGTCTGCTTATGCCTTCTTTGTGCAGACGTGCAGAGAGGAACATAAGAAGAAAAACCCAGAGGTCCCTGTCAATTTTGCAGAATTTTCCAAGAAGTGCTCTGAGAGGtggaag ACAATGTCTGGGAAAGAGAAGTCTAAATTTGATGAAATGGCAAAAGCAGATAAAGTACGCTATGATCGGGAAATGAAGGATTATGGACCAActaagggagggaagaagaagaaggaccCTAATGCCCCCAAAAGGCCACC GTCTGGATTCTTCCTGTTCTGTTCAGAATTCCGCCCCAAGATCAAATCGACAAACCCTGGCATCTCTATTGGAGACGTGGCAAAGAAGCTGGGTGAGATGTGGAATAACTTAAGTGACAGTGAAAAGCAGCCTTACAACAATAAGGCGGCGAAGCTGAAGGAGAAGTACGAGAAG GATGTTGCCGACTATAAGTCTAAAGGAAAGTTTGATGGTGCAAAGGGTCCTGCGAAAGTTGCCCGGAAAAAGGTGGAAGAGGAAGACGAagaagatgaggaggaagaagaggaggaggaggaggaggaggaggaggaggatgaataA